A region from the Wolbachia endosymbiont (group A) of Rhinocyllus conicus genome encodes:
- a CDS encoding AAA family ATPase, translating into MEFCITGEMEFLLLHNIKACLFYLLPGGKFFKKKFYIGNISGDQIIVEVAGGKIGSWYGLNSGNNGNIVTLWSLVADKAGLSGVINKWLNKHITARYSYLDENNKVIAYAYLYRNNYRHVWYPKTSGKGLKPLYNIPGIIRSNELVIVKGEKRAEALIEHGIMATTVMLGVYGSISETDWSVLTGKQVIILPDKDEKYAEKIAAELANLGILHSIPEGYEEGIDVKQLFASNQMNIQAFPARQYLKDKSPLPKDIISPRILTPGGMLLLGGAPKVGKTDLLLSWLAYMSAGLPFLGMIPSKPLKIFYLQTDIEYHYIKERLQQLEFDEKSLELVSENLIITPKTKLLLDSEGVEKIGNIMAKTLNVKEVDIIAIDTLRSIFDFNKYKEENSNSSVFCFFKDRVEKLRAMTNPRCGIILTHNTKKVSKRSLSEEPFQSFSGASALRSLYTSGVMMMKDNEQHKLIFELRNGESIPAMQISKVNSQWCSTCATS; encoded by the coding sequence ATGGAATTTTGTATTACTGGAGAAATGGAATTTTTACTACTGCATAACATCAAAGCATGTTTATTTTATTTACTGCCTGGCGGTAAATTTTTCAAGAAGAAATTCTATATTGGAAATATCAGTGGAGATCAAATTATAGTTGAAGTTGCAGGCGGTAAGATAGGAAGCTGGTATGGCCTAAATAGTGGAAACAATGGTAATATTGTCACACTTTGGAGTTTAGTTGCTGATAAAGCTGGACTTTCTGGAGTTATAAACAAATGGCTCAATAAACATATAACTGCAAGATATAGTTATCTTGACGAGAATAACAAAGTGATAGCATATGCATATCTCTACAGAAACAATTACAGACATGTTTGGTATCCGAAAACTTCTGGCAAGGGCTTAAAACCACTATATAACATACCTGGTATTATTAGGTCCAATGAGCTAGTAATAGTAAAAGGAGAGAAAAGAGCTGAAGCCTTAATAGAGCACGGAATTATGGCAACAACTGTGATGCTTGGTGTATATGGATCTATCAGTGAAACTGATTGGTCTGTATTAACTGGTAAACAAGTAATAATTTTGCCGGATAAGGATGAAAAATATGCTGAAAAGATTGCTGCTGAACTAGCTAATTTAGGAATATTGCACAGTATACCTGAGGGGTATGAAGAAGGGATAGATGTGAAACAACTATTTGCATCAAACCAAATGAATATACAAGCATTTCCAGCTAGACAATATTTAAAAGATAAATCCCCATTACCAAAAGACATAATTTCACCAAGGATTTTAACGCCTGGAGGAATGCTATTACTAGGAGGAGCACCAAAAGTAGGAAAAACCGACCTCTTACTCTCTTGGTTAGCATATATGTCCGCAGGATTACCATTTTTAGGCATGATTCCATCTAAACCATTGAAAATATTCTATCTTCAAACTGATATTGAGTATCACTACATTAAGGAGCGGCTGCAACAACTGGAATTTGATGAAAAATCTTTAGAATTAGTATCAGAAAATTTAATTATTACTCCAAAGACAAAGCTACTTTTAGATTCTGAAGGAGTAGAAAAAATCGGTAATATTATGGCAAAAACATTAAATGTAAAAGAAGTAGATATTATTGCTATAGATACGCTACGCAGTATTTTTGATTTTAATAAATACAAAGAAGAGAATAGCAATAGCTCCGTGTTCTGTTTTTTTAAAGATAGAGTTGAAAAGTTACGAGCGATGACAAACCCTAGATGTGGTATTATCTTAACGCACAATACCAAAAAAGTATCAAAGAGATCATTGTCAGAAGAGCCATTTCAAAGTTTCAGCGGTGCTTCTGCCTTAAGGAGTTTATATACTTCAGGCGTGATGATGATGAAAGATAATGAACAACACAAATTGATATTTGAACTGAGAAATGGTGAATCTATTCCAGCTATGCAGATTAGCAAAGTAAATAGCCAGTGGTGCAGCACTTGTGCTACTTCTTAA
- a CDS encoding DUF4815 domain-containing protein, with translation MTLNSYYNRFNPDKEYEKSLFLAGRGLQSAELNETQEYALSKLKGIGDAIFRDGDVITGSNCIIDRETGKVTLESGKIYLRGAVRKVEAKEFVIPLSTTVRIGIYYLESTITELEDENLRDPAVGTRNYQEVGAARLKVSTIWGYQVESVTVNSTNGEFYPIYNIENGVLIEHSPPPQANIVTTALARYDKEANGSYVVNGLEVMCLQREEGDEKGKKIFVINEGKAHVDGYEIELPHSIRVSFDQDPNIKSVESEPHTFQPNSQRVMELKVNDFPISEIKKVDITVQKTTTVTHGSYSGAVDPIPDSAVLEIIQVKQGNVIYENSTDYKLNAGNVDWSLPGKEPAPGSSYQITYRCRTHVIPEDISEEGCKVKGAVDNSLVLIDYTWKMPRFDLITIDAKGTIRRIKGISHSWRPSMPKAPSGQLLLCYIHQTWKNGEKEGVKIVNNAIHAVPMNELEAMKKGINDLYALVAEERLRSDANSREPTTKKGVFVDSFFDDDMRDQGISQSAAIVNRELVLPIDVEVADIEKGGERYLLPYELEPVLEQLLQTKGERINPYQAFDPVPAQITLNKNIDHWTEVKTNWKSPVTRVFNVKETTELLSSTSYETEFMREATQNFEIEGFEPDEKLKEIKFDGISIIPMA, from the coding sequence ATGACCTTAAATAGTTATTATAACCGCTTTAATCCTGACAAAGAATATGAGAAAAGCTTATTTCTTGCTGGAAGAGGTCTACAGTCTGCAGAATTAAATGAGACTCAGGAGTATGCTCTTTCTAAGCTTAAAGGCATAGGTGATGCAATATTTCGTGATGGTGATGTTATAACAGGAAGCAATTGTATTATAGATAGAGAAACTGGTAAAGTTACACTTGAGTCAGGAAAAATCTATCTTCGTGGAGCGGTGAGAAAAGTAGAGGCAAAAGAGTTTGTTATTCCACTGAGTACCACAGTTCGTATAGGTATTTATTACCTAGAATCTACCATTACAGAACTTGAGGACGAAAATCTTCGTGATCCTGCTGTTGGTACAAGAAACTATCAGGAAGTAGGAGCTGCAAGGCTTAAAGTTTCCACCATTTGGGGATACCAAGTAGAAAGTGTTACTGTTAACTCTACAAATGGCGAATTTTACCCAATTTACAATATTGAAAATGGAGTATTGATAGAACATTCACCGCCACCACAAGCAAATATAGTAACTACTGCGCTTGCTCGTTATGACAAAGAGGCAAATGGTTCCTACGTTGTAAATGGTCTAGAAGTAATGTGTTTGCAGAGAGAAGAGGGAGACGAAAAGGGAAAAAAAATATTTGTGATTAATGAGGGCAAAGCTCATGTTGATGGTTATGAAATTGAGTTACCTCATAGTATTCGTGTTTCTTTTGATCAAGATCCGAATATAAAATCAGTTGAATCAGAACCACATACTTTTCAGCCAAATAGCCAAAGAGTAATGGAACTTAAAGTTAATGATTTTCCAATAAGTGAAATTAAAAAAGTAGATATAACTGTTCAGAAAACCACTACTGTTACTCATGGTTCATACTCAGGAGCTGTTGATCCGATACCTGATTCTGCAGTACTTGAGATTATTCAAGTTAAACAAGGCAATGTTATTTATGAAAATAGTACAGACTATAAGTTAAATGCAGGAAACGTTGATTGGTCATTACCAGGTAAAGAACCAGCTCCTGGAAGTAGTTATCAAATAACTTACCGCTGCCGCACTCATGTAATTCCTGAAGATATAAGTGAAGAGGGGTGTAAAGTAAAAGGAGCAGTTGATAACAGCTTGGTTCTGATTGATTACACCTGGAAAATGCCCCGCTTTGATTTAATTACTATAGATGCAAAAGGCACAATAAGAAGGATAAAAGGAATTTCCCATTCTTGGAGACCATCAATGCCTAAAGCGCCTAGCGGACAACTTTTGCTCTGCTACATTCACCAAACATGGAAAAACGGAGAAAAAGAAGGGGTAAAAATAGTGAATAATGCTATTCATGCTGTACCGATGAATGAGCTTGAAGCAATGAAAAAAGGAATAAATGATCTTTATGCTCTAGTTGCAGAGGAACGTTTACGCAGTGATGCAAATTCAAGAGAACCTACCACCAAAAAAGGAGTATTTGTTGATTCGTTCTTCGATGATGATATGCGTGATCAAGGAATTTCGCAGTCTGCAGCAATAGTAAATAGAGAGCTAGTTCTGCCAATAGATGTAGAAGTTGCAGATATTGAAAAAGGTGGGGAAAGATATCTTTTGCCGTATGAACTTGAGCCGGTACTAGAACAGCTCTTACAGACTAAAGGAGAAAGAATTAATCCGTATCAAGCTTTTGATCCAGTACCAGCACAAATTACTTTAAATAAAAATATTGATCACTGGACGGAGGTAAAAACAAATTGGAAAAGTCCAGTAACCAGAGTGTTTAATGTTAAAGAAACAACAGAGCTGCTGTCAAGTACCTCATACGAAACTGAATTTATGCGAGAAGCAACTCAAAATTTTGAGATTGAAGGTTTTGAGCCAGATGAAAAGCTTAAGGAAATAAAATTTGATGGCATTTCTATTATACCTATGGCATAG
- a CDS encoding ATP-binding protein produces the protein MTLKIINNEERIKTVTGVKMVIFGPYGIGKTSLLKTLVESTTLCLDFEAGLLAVQDWKGDSINIRTWNEARDIACLIGGPNPALRSDQAYSQRHHEHVSGKYKNLLSEVSKYRCIFVDSITVASRLCLLWAKMQPEAFSERSGKQDMRAAHGLLAQEMMAWLNQFQHIRDKDTIIVGTLGQYLDDCNRPIWLPQCEGAKTASEIPGIVDEVISMVGIKKDNGTEVRSFVCHNINSWGYPAKDRSGCLNMVEEPHLGKLLAKIKAKTLAPIV, from the coding sequence ATGACTCTAAAAATAATAAATAACGAAGAAAGAATAAAAACAGTCACAGGTGTGAAAATGGTAATCTTTGGACCTTATGGAATCGGTAAAACTAGCCTGCTTAAAACTCTTGTTGAATCGACAACGCTTTGCCTTGATTTTGAAGCAGGACTTCTTGCTGTTCAGGATTGGAAAGGAGATTCAATCAATATTCGCACTTGGAATGAAGCTAGAGACATTGCTTGTCTTATTGGTGGGCCTAATCCTGCGCTGAGGTCTGATCAAGCATACAGCCAAAGACACCATGAACATGTATCTGGTAAGTATAAAAATCTTCTTTCTGAAGTTTCTAAATACCGATGCATCTTTGTGGACAGTATAACCGTTGCTTCACGTTTATGTCTATTATGGGCAAAAATGCAACCTGAAGCTTTTTCTGAGAGATCGGGAAAACAGGATATGAGAGCTGCCCATGGATTACTTGCTCAAGAGATGATGGCTTGGCTCAATCAATTTCAACATATCAGAGACAAAGACACTATCATAGTTGGAACATTAGGTCAATATCTCGATGACTGCAATCGTCCAATTTGGCTACCTCAATGTGAAGGAGCTAAAACCGCTAGTGAGATTCCAGGCATTGTTGATGAGGTGATCAGCATGGTTGGAATTAAGAAAGATAATGGCACAGAAGTACGTTCATTTGTCTGTCATAACATTAATTCTTGGGGATACCCAGCTAAAGATCGAAGTGGTTGCCTTAATATGGTTGAAGAGCCGCATCTGGGTAAATTACTTGCGAAAATTAAAGCCAAAACTTTGGCTCCTATTGTTTAA
- a CDS encoding helicase RepA family protein, with protein MEQSFFNIGQKIPFFSVKEYLNDQSPIPEDIISPRILTKRGLLVLGGPPKIGKSDFLISWLVYMAAGRSFLGMTPSRPLKIFYMQTEIEYEYMKERLQQLQLDNELLNVAANNLIITPRVQLSFSSEEIDEIKNVVKERFKPDIIAIDPLRNIFNSSEYGNENDNSAMLFFLQKTLERLRNIINPDAGIILTHHTKKLSKKMLEEDPFQGLSGAGSLRGFYSTGMVMFAHDEESTTRQIVFELRNGERVASKLVDKINGRWKLVDQWS; from the coding sequence ATGGAACAAAGCTTTTTCAATATCGGTCAAAAAATTCCCTTTTTCAGTGTGAAAGAATACTTGAATGATCAATCGCCAATACCAGAAGATATAATTTCACCAAGGATTTTAACAAAAAGAGGTCTATTGGTGCTGGGTGGCCCACCTAAAATCGGCAAAAGTGACTTTTTGATCTCTTGGCTTGTTTACATGGCTGCTGGTAGATCATTTCTCGGTATGACACCAAGTAGACCTTTGAAAATCTTCTACATGCAAACTGAAATTGAGTATGAATATATGAAAGAACGGTTGCAACAACTTCAACTGGATAACGAACTTTTGAATGTAGCTGCCAATAACTTAATTATCACGCCAAGAGTGCAATTATCATTTAGTAGTGAAGAAATAGATGAAATTAAAAATGTTGTTAAAGAGCGTTTCAAACCTGATATTATTGCGATTGATCCTCTTCGTAACATTTTTAACTCAAGTGAATATGGTAATGAAAATGACAACAGCGCTATGCTATTCTTTTTGCAAAAAACGCTTGAAAGACTGAGGAACATTATTAATCCAGATGCAGGTATAATCCTCACCCACCACACAAAAAAACTGTCCAAAAAGATGCTGGAAGAAGATCCATTTCAAGGCCTAAGCGGTGCTGGATCTTTACGTGGATTTTATAGCACTGGCATGGTGATGTTTGCTCATGATGAAGAAAGCACTACCCGTCAAATAGTGTTTGAGCTGCGAAATGGTGAACGTGTGGCAAGCAAGCTTGTCGATAAGATAAATGGTCGTTGGAAACTTGTAGACCAATGGAGTTGA
- a CDS encoding RNA polymerase sigma factor, with product MKSKNKYSKINYILVKKVRDYAKYMKSFRCFAHDTLEDIEQELFCEIWPCLEQHEKSKSSFSYFADKVIKNRVVNLINKKQRMKYGGDITFLDNEILDSLVDKNCDFESKVAACSDVEDLIKQLPPRWQDLCEKLKVYNVAEVSEITGLSRTTIYKILKRIGEKFPHLKTYIS from the coding sequence ATGAAGTCTAAAAATAAATACTCTAAGATTAATTATATATTAGTTAAAAAGGTAAGAGATTATGCTAAATACATGAAGTCTTTCAGATGTTTTGCTCATGACACTCTTGAAGATATAGAACAAGAACTTTTTTGTGAGATCTGGCCTTGCCTCGAGCAACATGAGAAAAGCAAAAGCAGTTTTTCCTACTTTGCAGACAAAGTGATCAAAAATCGTGTTGTTAACCTTATAAACAAAAAACAACGTATGAAATATGGTGGAGATATTACCTTTCTTGACAATGAAATCTTGGATAGTTTAGTTGATAAAAATTGTGATTTTGAAAGCAAAGTTGCAGCATGTTCAGATGTTGAAGATCTTATTAAACAGTTACCACCACGTTGGCAAGATCTTTGTGAAAAACTCAAAGTTTATAATGTAGCTGAAGTTTCTGAAATTACTGGTTTATCGAGAACAACCATCTACAAGATTCTTAAACGAATAGGTGAAAAATTTCCACATCTAAAAACTTATATCTCGTAA
- a CDS encoding AAA family ATPase, with protein MYSQDHFSTKGTADLKTQLLQNIRSCLSYLLPYGTFHKNEFQVGDIWGNKGKSLRVELSGSRAGLWNDFATGEGGDIIDLWAAVHRKNARTEFSEVIVSISEWLGKQHTREKKSIKDLEQYMTYSWNYYDEDNQIIVIVYRYDPPEGKKEYRPFDVKTFNYASPEIRPLYNIPGILKSDKVVLVEGEKCAEALIEQGITATTAMSGANAPIEKTDWTPLKGKHIIIWPDNDEAGNKYAKNAEKKLLEIGVASLVVLKIPQGKPKGWDAADGVQEGINISEFIEKKSTKKPLNILDWSVSRYLGPVPIQRFLVEGLFPLGVTSIVAAMGDTGKGMLLLDLALKVASNADQTCGFGPLVTEHGSVVIFSAEDDADEIHRRLDRLDPEGKRAEYQDRLFIVPIPNTGEPFSVVKTNMRGKCPEISEKFADIRAQLSSINNLKLIVFDPLTSFVHADINADPEMGWYTMGLLASLASETGATTIVAHHMRKPKCGGPITTVEQAREAIRGTTALVDGVRCSFALWPASADNQNIVFETFKMNKVNNAVYQGAIVKSNGSTDRSIRTYLRSSTGLLEDISEEFKLKKISDEYLKKILVQAIAVSAEEGHPFTHTGGPGVFKQRHRLPAAFHDISRHKLEYLAQSLLNERKIIKGMATHSKEDKWLDIPTGPFAKGKGDFNVGAGKFEVVNF; from the coding sequence ATGTATTCACAGGATCATTTTTCAACAAAAGGGACAGCAGACCTAAAAACACAGCTTTTACAAAATATCAGATCTTGTCTTTCGTACTTATTACCTTACGGAACTTTTCACAAAAATGAGTTTCAAGTAGGTGATATCTGGGGTAATAAAGGAAAAAGTTTAAGAGTAGAACTGAGTGGCAGTAGAGCCGGTCTATGGAATGATTTTGCAACTGGAGAAGGTGGTGATATTATCGACCTTTGGGCAGCTGTGCATAGAAAGAATGCAAGGACAGAGTTTTCTGAGGTAATAGTTTCAATAAGCGAATGGCTTGGCAAACAACACACTAGAGAAAAAAAGAGTATCAAAGATCTAGAACAGTACATGACTTACAGCTGGAATTATTACGATGAAGACAACCAGATTATAGTTATAGTTTACCGTTATGACCCTCCTGAAGGAAAGAAAGAATATCGTCCATTTGATGTTAAAACGTTTAATTATGCTTCACCAGAAATAAGGCCTCTATATAATATACCAGGCATTTTAAAATCTGATAAAGTTGTTCTAGTTGAAGGAGAAAAATGTGCTGAAGCGCTGATAGAACAAGGAATTACTGCAACAACAGCGATGTCTGGAGCAAATGCACCTATTGAGAAAACAGATTGGACTCCACTTAAAGGTAAACACATTATTATATGGCCAGACAATGATGAAGCAGGTAATAAATACGCAAAAAATGCTGAAAAAAAGCTTTTAGAGATCGGAGTTGCATCACTTGTTGTTCTTAAGATTCCACAAGGTAAACCGAAAGGGTGGGATGCTGCAGATGGTGTACAAGAAGGTATAAATATTTCGGAATTCATCGAAAAAAAATCTACAAAAAAGCCACTTAACATTTTAGATTGGAGTGTGAGTCGTTATTTAGGTCCAGTACCAATACAAAGGTTTCTTGTTGAAGGTTTATTCCCTTTAGGTGTTACCTCAATAGTAGCTGCTATGGGAGATACAGGTAAAGGTATGCTTCTTCTTGATCTAGCACTTAAAGTTGCAAGTAACGCAGATCAAACATGCGGTTTTGGTCCACTTGTGACAGAACATGGATCAGTGGTAATTTTTTCAGCAGAAGATGATGCAGATGAAATACATCGTCGTCTCGATCGCCTTGATCCTGAAGGTAAAAGGGCAGAATATCAAGATAGGTTGTTTATTGTACCTATACCAAATACAGGAGAACCTTTTTCTGTAGTAAAAACTAATATGCGTGGCAAATGTCCTGAAATTTCAGAAAAGTTTGCAGATATCAGAGCACAATTAAGCTCGATTAACAATTTAAAACTTATTGTTTTTGATCCATTAACATCATTTGTCCATGCAGATATAAATGCGGATCCAGAGATGGGATGGTACACAATGGGGTTACTTGCTAGTTTGGCAAGTGAAACAGGAGCAACTACAATTGTAGCACATCACATGAGAAAACCTAAATGTGGAGGACCAATCACAACTGTAGAGCAAGCAAGAGAGGCAATAAGAGGAACTACTGCACTTGTTGATGGAGTTAGGTGTTCTTTTGCATTATGGCCTGCTTCTGCAGACAATCAAAACATTGTATTTGAGACATTCAAGATGAATAAAGTTAATAATGCAGTATATCAAGGAGCTATAGTTAAATCTAATGGGTCAACAGATAGGAGTATAAGAACTTACTTGCGTTCTTCAACTGGCTTGCTTGAGGATATATCTGAAGAATTTAAGCTCAAAAAAATATCTGATGAATACTTAAAAAAGATACTTGTGCAAGCTATAGCAGTTTCAGCAGAAGAAGGGCACCCATTTACGCATACAGGTGGACCAGGGGTGTTTAAACAGCGGCATAGATTACCAGCTGCATTTCATGATATTAGTAGGCATAAACTTGAATACCTAGCACAAAGCTTATTAAACGAGCGTAAGATAATTAAAGGCATGGCTACACACTCAAAAGAAGATAAGTGGCTTGATATACCAACAGGACCATTTGCTAAGGGTAAAGGTGATTTTAATGTAGGTGCAGGAAAGTTTGAAGTAGTTAACTTTTGA
- a CDS encoding crossover junction endodeoxyribonuclease RuvC, with protein MSILTLDLGKQTGWAILTNGVIESGSKSFHGSRFSGGGMCFLNFRNWLNSLKHEFTAVYFEEVRRHLGTDAAHCYGGFLAVLSAWCEEHHVPYKGVNVKTIKRFITGKGNASKSEVIEAIREKSFSPRDDNEGDALALMFYAMNLGKDFNT; from the coding sequence ATGTCAATCCTAACACTGGACCTCGGTAAACAGACAGGCTGGGCAATTCTAACCAATGGAGTAATTGAAAGTGGAAGCAAAAGTTTTCATGGTAGCCGTTTTAGCGGAGGTGGCATGTGCTTCTTGAATTTTCGTAATTGGCTTAATTCTTTGAAACATGAGTTCACTGCAGTGTATTTTGAAGAAGTGAGAAGACATCTAGGAACTGATGCAGCTCATTGCTACGGTGGGTTTTTGGCTGTTCTCTCTGCTTGGTGTGAAGAACATCATGTGCCGTACAAAGGTGTTAATGTTAAAACTATAAAACGCTTTATAACAGGCAAAGGCAATGCAAGTAAGAGTGAAGTTATTGAAGCGATACGTGAAAAAAGTTTTTCACCTAGAGATGATAATGAGGGGGATGCTTTGGCATTAATGTTTTACGCTATGAATCTTGGTAAAGATTTTAACACATAA